In the genome of Drosophila yakuba strain Tai18E2 chromosome 3R, Prin_Dyak_Tai18E2_2.1, whole genome shotgun sequence, one region contains:
- the LOC6535616 gene encoding low molecular weight phosphotyrosine protein phosphatase produces MTFKKLLFVCMGNSCGSPMAEVIMQNLMVKTSLYWEVDSAGLRTWNTGRRPNKRCLQILREHGLRSDHFCRQFTVNDFLYFDYIVAMDEAVYKELLLWAGENRADKHCQVLLLSSFGKNGLPTYIDSLSPTHKLKNFRSAYYRIKECCKQLILSQKVDIVKYELPSTEDDDLYYSGKEKAPPESAKANHVPDANQNSSIFLLPADIRSSGGLRSSSTDPSNSKTSMPSCSQGVQRKLCQKCGQKFLAAL; encoded by the exons ATGACTTTCAAGAAATTACTGTTTGTGTGCATGG GCAACTCGTGCGGCTCTCCGATGGCCGAGGTGATTATGCAGAATCTGATGGTTAAGACGAGTCTCTACTGGGAAGTGGATAGTGCTGGTCTGAGGACGTGGAACACTGGACGCCGACCTAACAAACGCTGCCTTCAAATTCTGCGGGAGCACGGACTGCGATCCGATCACTTTTGTCGTCAG TTCACTGTGAACGATTTCCTGTACTTTGATTATATCGTGGCAATGGATGAGGCCGTGTACAAGGAACTACTGCTCTGGGCTGGGGAGAACCGGGCCGACAAACACTGCCAGGTGCTTCTGCTGAGTTCGTTCGGCAAAAATGGACTGCCTACCTATATAGACAGTCTTTCTCCT ACCCACAAACTGAAGAACTTTCGATCCGCCTATTACCGAATCAAAGAGTGCTGCAAGCAGCTCATCCTCAGCCAAAAGGTGGACATAGTAAAGTACGAGCTGCCCAGCACCGAGGACGATGATCTCTACTACTCCGGCAAGGAAAAGGCGCCGCCGGAGTCAGCTAAGGCGAACCACGTGCCGGATGCGAACCAAAACAGTTCCATATTTCTGCTACCCGCGGATATCAGATCCTCTGGAGGACTGAGGTCCTCGTCGACCGACCCATCCAATTCGAAGACCTCGATGCCGTCCTGCAGCCAAGGAGTACAGCGAAAACTGTGCCAGAAATGCGGACAGAAGTTTCTGGCTGCCCTTTAG
- the LOC6535618 gene encoding uncharacterized protein LOC6535618 has product MGWLSTSFGIILLTLLFTIWIAAHPRWDEMAKVVASKMNYTDRHRIQKAAKAAKYVDTQIDDFYVRKLENQKKVAAREILDSAYTETSKCIRRYYGGEHLQQFNDCIQHVIQLHIDRLRSLLQITTERRSSGASRLNIWH; this is encoded by the coding sequence ATGGGTTGGCTGTCAACCAGTTTTGGTATTATTTTGCTTACACTTTTGTTTACCATATGGATAGCAGCACATCCGCGATGGGATGAAATGGCCAAAGTTGTGGCCTCCAAGATGAACTACACCGACCGGCATCGAATACAGAAGGCCGCGAAGGCTGCCAAATACGTGGATACGCAGATCGACGACTTCTATGTCCGCAAGCTGGAGAACCAGAAGAAGGTGGCAGCCCGTGAAATATTGGACAGTGCATACACTGAAACGAGCAAATGCATCCGGAGATATTACGGTGGTGAGCATCTTCAGCAGTTCAACGACTGCATCCAGCATGTCATCCAGCTGCACATAGACAGGCTAAGGTCCCTCCTTCAAATTACCACTGAGCGACGGTCCAGCGGAGCAAGCAGACTTAACATCTGGCACTGA
- the LOC6535617 gene encoding opsin Rh2 produces the protein MERSHLPETPFDLALSGPRFQAQSSGNGSVLDNVLPDMAHLVNPYWSRFAPMDPIMSKILGVFTLAILIVSCCGNGVVVYIFGGTKSLRTPANLLVLNLAFSDFCMMASQSPVMIINFYYETWVLGPLWCDIYAGCGSLFGCVSIWSMCMIAFDRYNVIVKGINGTPMTIKTSIMKILFIWTMAVFWTVMPLVGWSAYVPEGNLTACSIDYMTRLWNPRSYLITYSLFVYYTPLFLICYSYWFIIAAVAAHEKAMREQAKKMNVKSLRSSEDCDKSAEGKLAKVALTTISLWFMAWTPYLVICYFGLFKIEGLTPLTTIWGATFAKTSAVYNPIVYGISHPKYRIVLKEKCPMCVFGNTDEPKPDAPSSDTETTSEADSKA, from the exons ATGGAGCGCAGTCATTTGCCAGAGACGCCATTCGACCTGGCCCTTTCTGGGCCCAGGTTCCAGGCCCAGTCGAGCGGCAATGGTTCCGTGCTGGACAAT GTGCTGCCCGACATGGCGCACCTGGTGAACCCCTACTGGAGCCGCTTCGCGCCCATGGACCCCATTATGAGTAAGATCCTCGGAGTGTTCACCCTGGCCATCCTGATCGTCTCGTGCTGCGGCAACGGAGTGGTGGTCTACATTTTCGGAGGAACAAAGTCGCTGCGCACGCCGGCAAACCTGCTCGTTCTCAACCTGGCCTTTTCCGACTTCTGTATGATGGCCTCCCAGTCGCCGGTGATGATTATCAACTTCTACTACGAGACTTGGGTGCTGGGGCCGCTGTGGTGCGACATATATGCGGGATGTGGATCGCTCTTTGGCTGTGTGTCCATCTGGTCCATGTGCATGATTGCCTTCGATCGGTACAATGTGATCGTGAAGGGAATCAATGGCACACCCATGACCATCAAGACGTCCATAATGAAGATACTTTTTATCTGGACGATGGCTGTCTTCTGGACTGTTATGCCTTTGGTAGGATGGAGCGCCTACGTGCCTGAGGGCAATCTGACTGCCTGCAGCATCGACTACATGACGCGTCTGTGGAACCCCCGGTCATATCTAATTACATATTCCCTCTTCGTGTACTACACTCCCCTTTTCCTCATCTGCTACTCCTACTGGTTCATTATAGCCGCCGTCGCCGCTCATGAAAAAGCGATGCGGGAACAGGCCAAGAAGATGAATGTGAAATCTCTGCGCAGCTCTGAAGACTGCGACAAAAGCGCCGAGGGAAAGCTGGCCAAGGTGGCTCTGACTACAATCTCCCTCTGGTTTATGGCGTGGACACCATACCTAGTCATCTGCTATTTCGGACTCTTCAAGATCGAGGGTTTGACCCCACTGACGACCATTTGGGGGGCGACTTTCGCCAAGACGAGTGCCGTCTACAATCCGATTGTGTATGGCATTAG TCATCCCAAATACCGCATAGTTCTCAAGGAAAAG TGCcctatgtgtgtgtttggcaaTACGGATGAACCAAAGCCGGATGCACCCTCTTCTGATACGGAAACCACATCTGAGGCGGATTCAAAGGCTTAA
- the LOC6535620 gene encoding uncharacterized protein LOC6535620, producing MKFAIILLAASIACISAQGPGAPAGNPLAGNPFAAANPYAAAFNPFLNGIFGGAGTGAAAGVAAPVAPSAPFGGASISSFFQSIVLQREAERLLAQPDFPTDLAERVQDVVATSQESIDGCKNATLPWLQIRCVKPLLTTAKNQLKAIDDEWQTRLAATASPAGAAPA from the exons atgaaattcgCAATTATTCTACTGGCTGCCAGCATTGCCTGCATCAGCGCACAG GGCCCTGGAGCTCCTGCTGGTAATCCCCTTGCCGGAAATCCCTTTGCCGCTGCCAATCCGTATGCGGCTGCCTTTAATCCCTTCCTAAATGGAATTTTCGGCGGAGCGGGCACTGGAGCAGCTGCCGGAGTAGCCGCTCCCGTGGCTCCATCTGCCCCCTTTGGAGGCGCCTCGATTTCCTCCTTCTTCCAGTCGATAGTCCTGCAACGTGAAGCCGAGCGCCTTCTTGCCCAGCCCGATTTCCCCACCGACCTGGCGGAGCGCGTCCAGGATGTGGTGGCCACCTCGCAGGAGTCGATCGATGGTTGCAAAAACGCCACTTTGCCCTGGCTGCAGATCCGCTGCGTCAAGCCTCTGTTGACCACTGCCAAGAACCAGCTGAAGGCTATCGATGACGAGTGGCAGACACGCTTGGCCGCCACCGCCAGTCCCGCAGGAGCAGCTCCTGCCTAG
- the LOC6535619 gene encoding uncharacterized protein LOC6535619 → MSGAVLITFCVLVVLTGQSVGQNVAVQQSIDWANEQFKIAQVVAQGKLPNVAEAQNDAKDQLDTLKLALSHCEAELKSTQNVDLHKTCVKAVFAGFYTALDRLAAEHWPIYGATSGASRIGFFC, encoded by the exons ATGTCGGGTGCAGTGTTAATAACTTTCTGCGTCTTGGTTGTTTTG ACCGGACAATCGGTTGGCCAAAATGTGGCCGTGCAACAGTCGATTGATTGGGCCAATGAACAGTTCAAAATCGCTCAGGTTGTAGCCCAAGGAAAGCTACCCAATGTGGCTGAGGCCCAGAACGATGCCAAGGACCAACTGGACACTTTGAAACTGGCTTTATCCCATTGCGAGGCTGAGCTCAAATCCACCCAAAATGTCGATCTTCACAAGACTTGTGTTAAGGCCGTGTTTGCTGGCTTTTATACTGCTTTGGATCGCTTGGCCGCGGAACACTGGCCCATTTATGGAGCCACCTCAGGAGCCTCTCGAATTGGCTTCTTCTGctga